In Episyrphus balteatus chromosome 4, idEpiBalt1.1, whole genome shotgun sequence, the sequence ttttaaatcactacgatactaatgaagttttcacttcaaaaatctaAGTTTACTTCGTCTTACGAATGCAGAATCAAGAATGAAATGACGTTTGTTTGCGACATTAAACAAGTTTTAGAAATTGAAAACGCAAATGGAATGCAGATTGAGTCGTTTCGTATATTTTAATGTCGTGAATGATGATATAAatccaaaattattattttttttaaataattttgtggaGACGATAATTTGACAGTAATCAATTAACGAGCCATAGAAGtaagaaacttgtttttattatttaacttattttgtattcattgtTATCTTGTTTTATattcaagaaaaacaaaaaaaaatgtaatccctttaatcgaatttttttaaaactctctCTAACTCGAACTAATTATGACATCCCGCGAAAGtgcgacttagagggagtcgactgtatttaAAACGATTGGTTCAGTCAAAATAACGGCATAACGAATTTATAGTTTTGTGAAtaacacttaaaaaataataataaaattaaatacctaATTGCAGTAGGTTTCGTATAAcacctcgatttttgttttgcattaatCCAATACTTGCCTCATTGGACatgtgtttttatttgaatttatgaaatagtattcatttttgttcatgttgtttttttttttttttttaactgaacaaaaGCCAACTAATTTAAAGCAACGTCTGCTTTCCAATTGTTCTACGAATATAGATTTTGTTTGTAGTCTTATATAAGATTTTCACATGTGTACAAACAATTATCGTATTCCCGTGAGGGTATATAAGATTAGCCCAAAAATCAGTATCTACGAATCGGCACTAAAATGTTACGCGCAACGGTTATTCTAATCCTTCTTTGTCTTACTATTGGCccaagttatggccaaaaaaagaaaaaagtcgaTAATGATGAAATTGAAGATAAAATTGTCGGAGGTTCAACTGGACTGATAAGCGACTATCCTTTCATTGTATCAATCCAACGAAGAGATGTACATCAATGCGGAGGATCCATTATCAAACCTAGCCTTATATTGACAGCTGCTCATTGCATAGCTGTTTTTGCGAAAAGTGCAATTAGTGGTATATCGGTTCGTGCTGGAGCAACAATTTGGAGTCAAGGTGGCCAACAggttaaagtcaaaaaaatgattccacatccGTTGTATGAAAGCACAACAAATGGTTACGATATTGGTTTTCTTGTACTGGAAAAACCTTTGGAGTTCGATGATACCGTTCAACCTATAACTTTGGCTACCAAGATTCCTGCTGGTAATAAGGAAGGAAGAATTCTTGGATGGGGACTAAAGAAGGAAAAAGCCGATGTGATACCAAGTATGTTGCAGGTAGCTCGGGTAATGTCGATTTCAAGAGCTAGGTGTGCTTCAGAAGAATTTGGCTACAGTGATGACATTAAAGATACTATGATTTGTGCACAAAATCCTGGAGTTGACGCGTGCCAGGGTGACTCTGGTGGACCATACGTGAGCTGGAATTCTACAACTAATAAGCCAGATAAGCTCGTTGCAGTAACTTCTTTTGGAAAAGGTTGCGGTCGAAAAGATTACCCTGGTGTTTACACTGCTCTAGCAGCGGTATCCAaatggattcaaaaaattatagacCAAGTAGATAGCTTCAAAGAACATGTTGAGGCTTAAAATGTCAATTTCAATTGCTTTTATTTAtgtgtaaataaatatatttgccAAATACTGTCGATAAGGTTTATTTATTCCTTATAAGTCAATAAGATTCAGAGCATCagatacctatttaaaaaaaaactaatagttTCCAATGGGTTttggtcgaaattctgtatgggccaaaacTCGGATTGGAAAAATTCTCTCCAGCTAATTTGAATATTATAATGTAACGGACCTCTCTCCAAATAATTTCCATATGGTTTACATGAATCACATACCTTGATAACACATTTTGCGTTCGACAGCTTAAGTTAAGTTTTATAAGTTAATCGTGATATAAAttgaattaagaaataaaatgcacgactggggtcgcacgaacttgctcttagagttaa encodes:
- the LOC129919677 gene encoding trypsin delta-like; protein product: MLRATVILILLCLTIGPSYGQKKKKVDNDEIEDKIVGGSTGLISDYPFIVSIQRRDVHQCGGSIIKPSLILTAAHCIAVFAKSAISGISVRAGATIWSQGGQQVKVKKMIPHPLYESTTNGYDIGFLVLEKPLEFDDTVQPITLATKIPAGNKEGRILGWGLKKEKADVIPSMLQVARVMSISRARCASEEFGYSDDIKDTMICAQNPGVDACQGDSGGPYVSWNSTTNKPDKLVAVTSFGKGCGRKDYPGVYTALAAVSKWIQKIIDQVDSFKEHVEA